In Lathyrus oleraceus cultivar Zhongwan6 chromosome 2, CAAS_Psat_ZW6_1.0, whole genome shotgun sequence, the DNA window CCATGTGTTAAGCTAGTTCATGCAAACACCCCTCCAAGATCATTGGGACGCAACCATGAGAGTCCTTTGATACCTTAAATCCTCCCCAGGTGAAGGCATCGTCTTACCTAAAAATAATGACCTCCAACTAGTTGTATTTTGTGATTCGGATTGAGCATCATATCCCATAACATGAAAATTTGCATCAGGATATTTGTTGAAACTTGGAAACGCCCCCATTTCATGAAAAACAAAGAAACAAGTGACCATCTCTTGCTCCTTCAGTGAAGCTGAATATAGAGCCATGACACATGTTACAAGTGAAATTATTTGGCTTCGCAACTTATTGCATACTCTTCAAGTCCCTTGCACACATCCTACTCCATTATATTGTGATAATCAAGCAGTCATTCATTTAGCCGCCAATCCTGTCTTTCACGAAAGAACTAAACACCTTCAATTCGATTGCCATTTCATCAGTGATCGTATCCAATCAGGCACCATCAGTACGACTCATGTTTCAACTCAACACCGATAAGCTGACATATTCACCAAATCTTTAGGAACTAAGATTTTCCATGACTTGTTGTCCAAGTTAGGAGTTCATAATCCTCAATATCCAACTTGAGGGGAAGTATTAGAGATAAGGTTTATCATAACCACTTTTATAGGCTATTATTTAGGTTGTTATTTCTTTTCCCATTTTATCTCTTATGTTAGTCAGTTTGTTACTATTTCTTAGATCCAATAGCTTATATAAACAAGCAATTGTAATGTTTATTTCATGAATAATATAGATGAATAAATGTCTATAGTTAAtcttcaataataataataaaagaagTGAAACTACTTTAAAATATTAGTTAGGATTAATTAAAAGTTAATAGAAAAGTTAGTTAAAATAACTAACTCTTCACACTATATATACATATTAACCAATTTACTTGGTTAGGGGTGGACAAAAACCTGAAAAACCATTTCAATTTGCAAAAACCAAATTTAATATTGGTTAAATGGGCGGGTCAGGTTGGTCTGTGGGTAATTAGGTTGTCTAAATCGGTTTCAAAGAGATTAAAACAGATGGGTGCGGATTCAAATCTTAGACCCAATGGTAGCCAAAGCGATTCAGGAATGCATATATATTCATTACTCACTTCATCTCGCAATAAGTGTTTTATTTGAGTTCTGCGTGATTCTTAAGAAAATGattaaatatatttattttaacgataaaattaatattatttattaaaatattcTTATTTAAAATAGTTAGTAAAATAATTAAAAAGCATGATAAATAAAGATGTagtaataaaaaaaattaataaatattatattcatattctaaaaaaaatatttatttcaaaatatagaAAATATATAACTAAAACACTTTTTATAAAACGGAAAAAAAACTTTCATAGTTAGATGTCCATAAAGTCTCAATATTCAAGAAATGATAAATTATTTGAGTATTTACTTCTCATAATCAATCACCATGCTTTTTCTTTATATAACAGTTTTATGGTGACCATTCCCATCAGctaatatatttattttttaataagTAATAATTTAATTGTATTGGATAGGATAGTTTAGCTGATACTTTTATCtttaaataatataataattaatgTCTATAAAACATTTATGAGAAGTAATCAGTTTAAAATGAATATTTAATGATAATGTTAGTAATAATAAATCGTTAATAAATGAAACATGAAAGTAGTACATACCACACGTCTTTGAGAACTTGGTCGTGTTGCATGAGAAAGAAAGAAATCATGGAGGCACCATCTTCatctttattattattttcgACAAAGTATTTAGCTAAAGGGTGAACACCATACAATCTTTCTTCATTACAATTTCCATCAACTTCTTCAACGGAGCATGTCAGAATTTTATAGCTAGACAAAAGACGCAACATTCTGTCCAACATAGAAGCTGCATCTGGATTTTTTATACCAGGAATTTGAGAAGCAATTTGAGAAGATGAAAGGTATGCATTAGGACCAGCTTTTGCTATAACTTCAATGATGCCAAGTTCCAAAACTGTTTTTAGAACCATTGGAACAGAAGAAGCAAATGATAGTTCCATAGCAAAAAGGAAAGCTTCTTCATCTGATACTTTCTCCATTTTCTCAATTACTCCTATATGCATATGATATGATATACTGTGATGATGTGCTTTCCTCTactttttaatatatatatatatatatatatatatatatatatatatatatatatatatatatatatatatatatatatatatatatatatatatcacatACTTGATATGGCTACTCCTATCAATTCAATTCACTGCTATCTATTActatcatatatatatatatatatatatatatatatatatatatatatatatatatatatatatagatatatatcACATACTTGATATGGCTACTCCTATCAATTCAATTCACTGCTATCTATTACTATTAGAACCTACTTATTTAATTCATAGCACTCAACCACTTTTTTCCATTTACTTTTAGGAGCATGGCAGTTGGATGAATGATTAATACCATGGCAGTTGGTCATATGACATGGTAACAACTTGCATAGGATGTTACAATATTTACAAATGACAATTTGTCAATATATCATCATTTCTAAATTTCTAACCGGAAGAAATTTTAATAATAATACTCTTTCAAGAATTCAAAACAAAATTAGAATCAAATATATACTCCATCATCCTCATAAAAAATCTTTTATTTGaataatatgttattttaaaaaaaatattaattgtgttgattttaatgataaaattaatattatttattaaaatatttttacTAATGATAATTAATAAAATAGTTGAATAAAgtaaaaattaattatatatatatatatagagagagagagtaaTGGAAACATAAATAGACATTTTAACAGAAAAAAAATGTAAATAAGACAATTAACTAAAATAATAATTATTGCTATTACAAGTAAGAAATAAAGGGTAAGAGTAGCTTGATGAATTCATGATAAGATTAATCAAAGAAGTGAGATGTGACTTATCTATATCTGTGACAAGAAAATCACACCGTTGCTACATATGAAATCAGATATTCAAGTAACATATtagtattattttattttttaagaaGGTGGTCCAAGACCACCATAAAATATATTAGAAAAAAAATATAGATGCAGAAATAAAAATAAGGGGATCAAACCAAAATCTTTAAGTGTCAAACTCTATAGTAAGCAAGATTTATGGAATTCTTAGAAAATCCATAAGAATGTATACATGAACTTCATCCCATCAAGTAAAATCATGTACATGTAAATCTATGTTAGCAAGTTTGTCCGTGCAATTATTACCTTCCCTAAAGATATGAGTTACCAAAAAATGAATGGACTTAATATGATGCAAAATATTTTGTCACTTGTTTTGAAGTCTCCACAAAACTATAGAAGATTTTTCGAACGCAAGAATAACCAACTTCGAGTCAGTTTCTAATCAAAGATGATTCTAGTTTTTCTATTTCACAATCTCAATAGCCATCATATCAGCCATAAGTTATGCCATGAGGGAATTCCCTACCCCAATATTCATTGAGAAGCTACCAAGATGATTACCACTATGATCCCTGTAAATATCACCACAGGAAGCAACATCCAAAACTCCCACAGAGGCACCATCAGTATTACATTTCACTCAGTTCAGAATATGAGGGTGCCATATAAACTATTTAACTATACAAGACTTAGGAGGATTCAACTTCACATTGAAGTCATTACGAATATTGAAATCCAACATAGAGATAGAACCAGTTTTGAGAGAAGCATTACTAGCGCGAGAGAAACCTCCGCAATAATGGAATTGAATGTCGTCTTCCAATGAGTTCTGATGTTGTTAAACCTGAGTATGTTCCTAGCTTGCCAAATAacattaaaaatatttataataacTGCCAACACAACCAACTTGCCCTGAGCTTAAAAATGGTCGTTCAACGCCGCCTACCAATTATCAATGGTCCGGATATCATGAGACAAGATAGAAAAATATATGATCAGAACTCTCTATGTGAACTGATTCGCTGTCgcacgcggatcaaaacgagtagtttttcaaaaatgtagtttaacgataaattgactcaaatatcgttctcaaggattcttgtttaaTTAATCTACCGATAGAAAAAAAAAAGGGGGGGGGGTTGGTTTAGATTCgaaaaagtgatttttaaaagtgattataaaataagctgacacgaaccaacctactgcatcatcttccgacttatcattgattcttataaaactccaaatccctaacgggtctgctcctattcgattacaattaccattaacaagcgtaaaggaaattatgcgagtaatattctcaaattctgaattaagcaaacggattaaaaactattgcgaattaagcagaCGCAACTTGATCGTTCGTGATAAAATAAAAGCTATGTTAACACGAAATTGATTCGTGAGCTCGTttttttcgagatgcgacacatATCACACTCTATCTAGAAAAAAAATGTTTTTTGAGTGTATGTATGGTTACAAAGTTTCCAGTGATACTCATCAAATACCAAGAATCTTGTATCAATGAAATATATCAAGTTAAATGACTTATAATCTAATGATTGTCATGTATTGATGCAATAACTCCACTAGTAACTATCTGTGACATCTTAACAAAAAAAATGTAAGGATAACTATAACCAGATTGTACTTATTCTTTAATATTATATGTAATGAAGTATTTGATCCCAAAAAATAGATGAGTTGGAATATGATGTTACAATAATATCATGTCAATTGGAGATATATTTCCCTCCATCATATTTTGACATTATAGTTCACTTAATTATTCATCTAGTTATGGAAATCAGATTTTGTGGTCCCGTTTATTTAAGATGGATATATCCAATAGAGAGATACATGAAGATCTTTAAAGGGTATATGAAGAATCATCATTGTCCAGAAGTTTCAATCACTGAACGATACATCATAGAAGAAGCTGTTGAGTTATGTTCAAACTATTTATTAAAAATAGACTCTATAGAAATTTCAAAGTCTCGTCATGATGGAAAATATGAAGGCAGAAGTACTCAGTGTTTAAATGTTAAGTCAATGGAAAAATATGTAGTTCTTCAAGAACATTtgtatatatttaataattttGATGAAGTTCAACCTTCCTCATCTTCTCACAAAAGACTTATAAAGGAAAAAATTTCTCAAATGAGTGACAAGTGGTTACTGAAAGAGCATAACAAGAGTTTTATAAATTGGTTCAGTAAAAGAATTTCTAATGATGGAAGTGCATTTGAGACAATTAAATGGATGTTATACATGCCTAAATTTAATGTAGTAACAGACTTCATACGACATTAGTAAACTTTTATTTTATACAAAATCAAAGAATGATTATAATGCAATGCAAAATAGTGGAGTTATGGTTGAGGTTGAATTAATGTACTTCTCTAGTTTCAAAGTTGATAATCCTATAATGACATCTAAACCGTGCTTTGGGGTCATTTAGGAGATTTGAGAGATTGATTATGTTCTATTCAAAGTGCCTTTGTTTAAACGCAAGTGGATTGACAGTAACACCGGTGTAAAAAGTGACGAGTTAAGATTCACATGGGTTGATCTTCGTAAGACAGTTTATACGAAGGAACCATTCATCATGGCATCCCAAGTAAAACAAGTATTTTATGTCACTGAAATTTCTGACAAAAGATGGTCAACTATTCTCCAAGGAAAATACATTCCTCATAGTGATAAAAATCAAGATTTAAATTTTGATATTTCTGATACCCCTTCTTTCGCAACACATGTACCTCTTCATATGAAGAAATTGATACATATGAAGTACATGTTATTCGTTATGGTAATGATCATAATAATTGTCATTTTGGTTTTGATTCTATATGTTATGTTGTTGTGTTTCTATATATCTgtttttattcataaaaatataGGTTATAATGAGATTTatgtaaaataaaaaaaatattttaaaaataatatatttcaCCACAGTTTTTTCTTCCACCGTAGAGAAGCATCTAAAAAGCACCATTTAAAAAAATGTAAAAATTATGATGTTGGGTATCGAACATGACCTTTCCATATTTCACTACGGTTGGGTAATCCAACTGTCGTGTAAAGTTGTTTGCTATCTAGTTTTTTTTACCACGGTTAATGCTGGAAATTAATTCACTTTCTATGACACCCTTCGTTATCATAGACCATCAACCATTGTGAAATCATTATTAGTATTGATCTAATCTTGCTCTGAGATAGCATCTTCAACTACAAGCAAGGAGTTCACATTAGCTTTGATCCTAAGAACATACTCAGTAATGGGTCTAATCGCCTTTCTTCATCACTTTCAACTCAATTCTAAATTGTCTAACTTACGCCTTTATATGAGCATTAAAGTATCTGTCAATTTTGTTCCATACATCAAATATATACTTGCATGACAAGAATCTAGCTAGCATTGATTCTGAAATTACAGAAAGAAACCATATGAACACAACTTCATCCTGCATTATCCAAGACTTGTACTTCTTAGAGCTTTTACTTCGTATTGATCTTGATTTTTGTTGAACTTAGAATTTGAGGATTCAAAACCTTACACCTCATGCTCATTTCTTACACAAGATGTACTCTAACCAACAAGCTTCCTAATCAATATATGCTAAGACAAAAATTTTAAAACAAAGTTACAATTCAAAAAACATGGCATACTTAGTAAAAATGATATAAGAGTTCTACAAACACTAGCAATTTTGTTTTTGAGAAAACATAAATACAAACAATTTATTCATTGACATAAAGTACAAATGACAGAACATGATAACATGTTAAGCATTCTTTAAGAATTCCATAACATAAACGTTGAACACACAACATGCAATTTGGAATCCTTGAAATCCTGCCCCCTTAGCCAAAGCCTCATACTCTTTCTTTGTTTTCTCTTTTCCACCAGAGGTATAAGATAACATGGTAACATCCATTTGAAGCACAGATTTTGAGGATAAGTTTGAGTTTGGAACTATTGGAACTATGGATTCAACTACTATCACCTTCCCAATGACCGGAAGTGAATCATAACAattcttcaaaattttcaaacattGCTCTTCATTCCAATCATGACAAATCGACTGCATTCCAAACATATTTTTAGTTTTTTTCTTCTCAAGATACTTATATCTTAGAAACATGATAGAAAACAAAATAACAAGCTTTAAAATAATAAGATCATCACCTTCATGAAAATGGCATCAGCTTTTGGAACACTCACAAACATGTCTCCACCAACATGCTCCACACCTTCATTAAACACCCATCACTTATTAACAATAATACAGACATGAATTCAAATGCTAAAGAGAAAAAATATTGTTGGTGAATTTCCAAAAATCTCATTAACTCTGTACTTTTATAAAAAGTttcataatatttttttattatataattattatcatttttttaatatatataaaaagtttaaaaaatttatattaaaaacaaaagggaatataatatataattaaaatataatagATTGTTTATATCGGTAAGAGTATAATTGGTTAATATGGTGtaaaaatattataatatatataaaatagtataatatttaaataaaatttcAATTATACGTAAAATTATTGGGAAAAATCCAAATTTCACATTTGATTTAAAGTCGATTTCGAATGAGTTAGGGTAAAATTCTAATTCTATAAGAAATTATAAAATGACGACgtatattaattaattaatttttaatattatttatacTGTCTCCACAGTAAAATATAATTGAATATGGTTGTATGATTTATGTCAatattttcaaagtattcttaaTGGAATTCGCAAATTTACTCATTTTGCATCCAATATATGCAAGTTAGAGGAGAAGAACTGAACCTAAAACTTTTTATTACCTTACCTTTTTCATATATTTTCTAAACACCTAGTGCTTGCAATCATGATTTTAAATTGCAGTCTGCGACTGTAATATTGTTGATTCAGAAGCTTCAAGTAGTTTCCGCAATTGCATGTTTGGACCATTATTAGAAATCACATCAGAAACTTTATTCATGtttctttaaatatttttgttAAAACTCAAAATTTCAGAATTCAAAATTCAATTTTCTTCCTATATAATAAAATATCTTAACATCAATAATTTTTAACGATGTATTTCAAATATCTTTTAATAAAAACTTCACACATGTGCTTTTCAATAACCACAATCACAATATTTACAACTGCTATTGTAATCACATTTTAAAATCATTCTTGCAATTTTAAGGATGAAAATGCAGATAGACTCAAATTTGTTTGGTCAACACTATGAATGTATAACCTTCATCTATATTTTCAAATAAAGACGAACCTGGATGAGAAGGAGCTTCATTGATAACATGTGGCAAGTCAAAGTTAATGGCTTTAATGTTGGGATACTTAGAGACAATCATATTAGCAATAGTTCCAATCCCACCACCAACATCAACAATAGATCCAAGACCCTCAAAACCTGAATATGTCACCAGAATATTTTTCATTATGATGCAAGAGCGATCAGACATGGCATTATTGAAAAGCTTGTTGATCCTTGGATTTATGCCATGAAACTCAAAAGTATTCATTCCAAAAGTGTTGTTAAATGGAATTCCACCCTCTTTAATTGAATTTGTTAAGTGGTACCTACAATTacaaaaatataatataaaaagATCTATGTTAAAAGGATACATTACGGGAGATATATGTTTTAagtaggggtggcaaacgggcatacccgccccgcaaaaacccgcaaaaaaacggggcagggcggggcggtcatagttgaggatgcgggcctaaaacttagacccgccccgcaaaaaagtgagggcggggcggggaaagcccgcgggcactgcactctttaagcctaaaaacgcaaaaatttatgtaaatacacgtgcccgcaaaagcccgcgaaaaaaacggggcggggcggggcagacacatttgagggtgggggcctaaatccttggccctccccgcacaaaagtgcgggcaaaacgggcatgccccgcgggccgagcccgttttgccacccctagtttTAAGTCACTTTTAAAAAATAGTTTTATAGTTATTAAAAATTAAGTACTTCAACATAATTTGTTAATATGTGATATCTTTGTCTAAAATCATAATTTTTTAGTGAATAATTTTTTGCAACTAAGAATGTGTTAGCTCGAGAGACTAAGGAAATGAGGTGGACTCCTCCTTCGAGTTAGGTGAGACTAAACACAGATGGAGTTAGTACGAATGACTTGAAAGCTGGATGTGGTAGTCTTGTAAGAGATTGTACGCTTGAATAGCTTGGAGGCTTCGAGAAATATTTAGGTTCTTGTCGTGCATATAGTGATGAACTTTGGGGTGTGCTAGAAAGATTAAGATTGAGAAAAGAGCTTGAGTTTCGAACTATTGAGCTTCATATATATTCCAAAGTAGTTGTTCAAAATATTTTAGATTCTGAACAGGATAGTATAATTGAAATGCAATTGGTACAACAAATTTAATAGTTGTTCAAACTAGGTTGGGAGGTGCGTGTTTGTCATATTTATTATGAGTCGAATACTTGTGTAAATACATTTGTCAACATGAGGTGTGATCTAGGACTTAATTTGATGATTTATGAGCAATTTTCTGTTTAAATTTTTCATACATTCTTAACTGATTGTATTGGAGTCTTCATTGTTATGTTAATTGTTGTGTAATTTTTTTCTTTGAGTTTCAACCCTCTTTCtctcaaaataaaaaaaatagatgTTATTATTAAATTTACATTTTATTATTAGAGTTTGATTTATTTTAAATATACCAATTTGTAAAGGAAAAGATGTGACTCAATTTTTAACTTTAATTTTAGGACTTAAGTATTCAAAAAGAGACCTATTTTTTATACAATACACTTGGATTAACACATTATAGACTAATTTGTTCTCTAGAATCTAGAAGAATGATGAATGTGGGTTCTAGAAATTTTAAGTTGTGGAGGCGTCGTATTAATTTATGAATTTATAGCATAAAATAtttatcttttatttttttaaaacaaaaatatatatCGTATTTATTTTTTATGAGATATACTTTTTATAATATTTAATAATTTTATCGATTTTTAATTTCTATAATTATCACAATTTTTTTATAATGTCTCTGTGTGGAACAtatgatcaaattaaagaatATTTTAGAGTGTCTCGTCATAAACACAACTATATCACTAAATTTGAAATTACTTACAACATTATACATATCAAATTCATCACTTCTAAACATCTAGAGTATCATATCAATGGCTGACACATGAATGTAGGGTCAGTCATAAATTATGTTTTCATTTGGCATTCTAGACTATGTCAAGCTAATGACAGAGTTATTCATTAAAACTATGTCAAGCTCCATGACAAGTTTTCACTGAATCAACACCCTAAGTATTTTCTTGGCATTCAGGTGCATTATCAATCAAATGGCTATGGATTGAATCACTCTTAACTGAGTTGCACGCCAACTTAATTTCTTACACCAACTTTGATGCGCGACAATTTCAATGCAGTCATGTTGTCTCACAATCCCATATTACATGCTAGGAAAAAATACATAGAACTTAAATCCACTTTATTTGTGAGAGGGTTGTTACTAGCATGTTTAATATTCAGCATGCACCAAGAATTTGTGGGAGAGTTTTAGAGATAATTATTAGAGATAAGGTTTATCATAACCACTTTTATAATCTATTATTTAAGCTGTTATTTCTTTTTCCATTTTATCTCTTATATTAGTTAGTTTGTTATTATTTCTTAGATCCAATAGCTTATATAAACAACCAATTGTAACCTTTATTTATGAGTAATATAGATGAATAAATCTCTATAGTTAATCTTCAATATGGCATCAGAGCAcgaagattctgatgatgatcAATCTGAGCAAGAACCTCAATCCACCATCATCCTACCCAACCCTACATACACTCTAAATAATTCGGATAACCCAGGAACCCCTCTTGTTTCTTCAACCTTGAATGGCAATAATTACCGTACATGGCTTCGAACCATGAAAACTGCTCGGTTTCGTTGATGGTTCTATCAAGAAACCTACCTGTAATTCTGCAGATTTTTTCAGTTGGGAGAAAGCAGATTACATGATCATGGCATGGATTATCAATGCGATCGATCCAAATCTGCATGGAAGCATCTCACACGCATCAACTGCCTGCGAAATTTGGATTGATCTTGAAGAAAGATTTGTCCAGATCAACGCACCACACATTCATCAGTTATGGCGCACCATATGGCTTCTGCAGAAAGATTCTGACATGAGTATAACAAAATATTACACCAAATTCAAGAGCCTTTTCGATGAACTTGA includes these proteins:
- the LOC127117488 gene encoding caffeic acid 3-O-methyltransferase 1 gives rise to the protein MHIGVIEKMEKVSDEEAFLFALELSFASSVPMVLKTALELGIIEIIAKSGPNAYLSSSQIASQIPGIKNPDAPSMLDRLLRLLSSYKILTCSVQQVDGDCNEERLYGVHPLAKYFVENNNEDEDEDGASMISFFLMQHDKVLKDVWYHLTNSIKEGGIPFNNTFGMNTFEFHGINPRINKLFNNAMSDRSCIIMKNILVTYSGFEGLGSIVDVGGGIGTIANMIVSKYPNIKAINFDLPHVINEAPSHPGVEHVGGDMFVSVPKADAIFMKSICHDWNEEQCLKILKNCYDSLPVIGKVIVVESIVPIVPNSNLSSKSVLQMDVTMLSYTSGGKEKTKKEYEALAKGAGFQGFQIACCVFNVYVMEFLKNA